In Desulfobacterales bacterium, a single genomic region encodes these proteins:
- a CDS encoding ABC transporter substrate-binding protein codes for MKKIFIYMTLFISIIFLTSHVDILKAEDLIIYTEENAPLNFTNADGKVDGFATEIVKEIQKVIGSNDPILMASWKRGYREVTNETEKNIALFSTTFTEERRNLFKWVGPVGNNSWVFYATSDSNISINSLEDAKKVTSIGTYFDDVREQYLKAHGFTNLESVLKPELNLLKLLNNRINLWITSEIGAQAVCEKAGIKYEQIKPVYTFERVGLYIAFHKNTSDDIVNKWKNGYNQIKKNGTLAKIAQKWNMRIPEHRIQ; via the coding sequence ATGAAAAAAATTTTTATTTATATGACTTTGTTTATATCCATTATTTTTTTAACTAGCCACGTAGATATCTTAAAAGCCGAAGACTTAATAATTTATACTGAAGAAAATGCACCTTTAAATTTTACTAATGCAGATGGAAAAGTTGATGGATTTGCTACTGAAATTGTAAAGGAAATACAAAAAGTAATAGGATCAAATGATCCAATATTAATGGCTTCATGGAAAAGAGGCTATCGTGAAGTTACGAATGAGACTGAAAAAAATATCGCCTTATTTTCAACCACTTTTACCGAAGAAAGAAGAAATCTTTTTAAATGGGTAGGACCGGTTGGCAATAACTCATGGGTATTTTATGCGACAAGTGATTCAAATATTTCTATAAACAGCCTTGAAGATGCTAAAAAAGTAACATCTATTGGAACATATTTTGACGATGTAAGAGAGCAATATTTAAAAGCTCACGGTTTTACAAATTTAGAAAGCGTATTAAAGCCAGAGTTAAATCTTTTAAAACTCTTAAATAATAGAATAAATTTATGGATAACAAGCGAAATTGGGGCTCAAGCTGTTTGCGAAAAAGCTGGAATTAAATATGAACAGATAAAACCCGTTTATACGTTCGAAAGAGTTGGATTATACATTGCTTTCCATAAAAATACCTCCGATGATATCGTTAATAAATGGAAAAATGGCTATAATCAAATAAAGAAAAATGGGACATTAGCTAAAATCGCTCAAAAATGGAACATGCGCATTCCTGAACATCGAATACAATAA
- a CDS encoding NHL repeat-containing protein — MENSTSRDNNWQMKQISEEEINAYPFSEFIQKDICIFCGKEAKVNAKTLCKACSKKLSSRVHFINDLSITSKIKNGENNSESMLRVLIEFGQSTEFKLKNPIAVTFSNDRNIIVLDYPTAHNYRLSIFSPDGKYEKTLIELSKGSGYNELNKPKGMSADKWGNIYIADSGNNRIQRTDLNGGILGPIGNYGKKHGQFFYPCDICIDELGMLYIADTGNNRIQKITPQGMPLLIIGETTEFLDIEGELIFNEPYGVFVDVNGDIWVSDTNNHRLIKFDAKGNLSFKFGEEGENFGNLSYPWSVYINSAGFIYVFDMDNQRMQIFNTYGEFVQVFFIDGNLAALGGKGISFDAGGDFLFCNTVDGTIIRFEILL, encoded by the coding sequence ATGGAAAATTCAACTTCAAGGGATAATAATTGGCAAATGAAGCAAATATCTGAAGAAGAAATAAACGCTTATCCTTTTTCCGAGTTTATTCAAAAAGATATCTGTATATTTTGTGGTAAGGAAGCGAAGGTTAATGCTAAAACCCTATGCAAGGCATGCTCAAAAAAACTTTCATCAAGAGTCCATTTTATTAATGATTTATCTATCACTTCAAAAATAAAAAATGGAGAAAATAATAGTGAAAGTATGTTAAGGGTTTTAATCGAATTTGGACAAAGCACTGAATTCAAACTTAAAAATCCAATAGCCGTTACTTTTTCAAATGATAGAAATATAATTGTTTTGGATTACCCTACTGCCCATAATTATAGATTATCTATTTTTTCACCTGACGGGAAATATGAAAAAACATTAATTGAATTATCAAAAGGCTCGGGTTATAATGAGCTAAATAAACCAAAAGGGATGTCTGCTGATAAATGGGGAAATATATATATAGCTGATTCAGGCAATAATAGAATCCAAAGAACGGATTTAAACGGAGGTATTTTAGGTCCTATAGGAAACTACGGAAAAAAGCATGGACAATTTTTTTATCCATGCGATATATGTATTGATGAGCTGGGTATGCTTTATATAGCGGATACCGGCAATAATCGTATTCAAAAAATTACACCTCAAGGCATGCCTTTGCTTATAATTGGAGAAACAACAGAATTTTTAGATATTGAAGGGGAATTAATTTTTAACGAACCATATGGTGTTTTCGTTGACGTAAACGGTGATATATGGGTAAGTGACACTAATAACCATAGGCTTATTAAATTTGATGCTAAAGGCAATTTATCCTTTAAATTCGGAGAAGAGGGTGAAAATTTCGGTAATCTTAGTTATCCATGGAGCGTTTATATTAATAGTGCAGGGTTTATATATGTTTTTGACATGGATAATCAGAGAATGCAGATTTTTAACACTTACGGAGAGTTTGTACAGGTTTTTTTTATAGATGGAAATTTGGCGGCACTTGGCGGAAAAGGAATTTCTTTTGATGCCGGAGGAGATTTTTTATTCTGTAATACAGTCGATGGAACAATTATTCGTTTTGAAATTTTATTATAG
- a CDS encoding amidohydrolase yields the protein MENFDILLKNGIVLTMDKNATIIKNGCVGIKSDQIVYIGDIDENLKGKKEININGGIILPGLINGHTHASMSLFRGMADDLHLMDWLNNYIFPAEQRMDANFVYNGALLACVEMIMSGTTTFCDMYLFEDEVAKAANKANIRCLVGEVLFDFPSPNYGQIEKGFEYTKELIKKWKGHPTVSIAVEPHALYTCSPDLLKKANEIALENNVPLILHLSETKTEVNEIKNKYNKLPIDHLENLGLLGGHLIADHCVHLNNDEMDKLAKYDVKVIYNPESNMKLASGMAPIKELKSKGITVGIGTDGCASNNNLDLFSEMDIAAKLPKVQYLDPTIMDAFTVLKMATIDGAKALGIDKITGSIEFGKKADIIVIDTNKPHLIPMYNPYSHIVYSACGSDVIHSIINGKLVMEDRNLLYLDLQEIMNKGIEEAQRVKSWLM from the coding sequence ATGGAAAATTTCGATATTTTATTAAAAAACGGCATAGTTCTTACAATGGACAAGAATGCTACAATAATAAAAAATGGATGCGTAGGCATAAAATCCGATCAGATTGTTTATATTGGAGACATAGATGAAAATCTTAAGGGTAAAAAAGAAATTAATATAAACGGAGGAATAATTCTTCCTGGGCTTATAAACGGACATACCCATGCGTCTATGAGTCTTTTTAGAGGAATGGCTGATGACCTTCATTTAATGGATTGGCTTAATAACTATATTTTTCCAGCAGAACAGCGCATGGACGCAAATTTTGTTTACAATGGAGCATTGCTCGCCTGTGTTGAAATGATTATGTCTGGAACAACTACTTTTTGTGATATGTATTTATTTGAAGATGAAGTTGCTAAGGCCGCAAATAAAGCAAATATAAGATGTCTTGTTGGAGAAGTTTTATTTGATTTTCCGTCTCCTAATTATGGGCAAATAGAAAAAGGGTTTGAATACACAAAAGAGTTAATAAAAAAATGGAAGGGTCATCCTACTGTTTCTATTGCAGTTGAACCACATGCCCTTTATACTTGCAGCCCTGATCTTTTAAAAAAAGCCAATGAAATTGCATTAGAAAATAACGTTCCCTTAATTCTTCATTTATCGGAAACAAAAACAGAAGTTAATGAAATAAAAAATAAATATAATAAGCTTCCAATTGATCATCTTGAAAATTTAGGCCTTTTAGGCGGTCATTTAATCGCTGACCACTGCGTTCATTTAAATAACGATGAGATGGATAAATTAGCAAAATACGATGTTAAAGTTATTTATAATCCTGAAAGTAATATGAAACTTGCATCAGGAATGGCGCCAATAAAAGAATTAAAATCAAAAGGCATTACAGTAGGAATCGGAACTGATGGCTGCGCGTCAAATAATAATCTCGATCTTTTTTCAGAAATGGATATTGCCGCTAAGCTTCCTAAGGTTCAATATCTTGACCCAACTATAATGGATGCTTTTACAGTTTTAAAGATGGCGACCATAGATGGAGCAAAAGCATTAGGAATTGACAAAATAACGGGCTCTATTGAATTTGGAAAAAAAGCGGATATTATAGTAATTGACACAAACAAGCCCCATCTTATTCCTATGTATAATCCTTATTCCCATATAGTTTATTCAGCCTGTGGCAGTGATGTTATTCATTCGATCATAAACGGAAAGCTGGTGATGGAAGATAGAAATCTTTTATATCTTGATCTTCAGGAAATTATGAACAAAGGTATTGAAGAAGCCCAAAGAGTCAAAAGCTGGTTAATGTGA
- a CDS encoding Hsp70 family protein: MAEIGIDLGTTNSAVAVLKNKPEIIQINGNQTMPSVIASDSFEILVGQLAKDVSSIPNIEFVTSVKRLMGTDTKIKLGGVKYLPEEMSAMILKELKKAAEYHLDEVVDSAVITVPAYFSGAQNEATHRSGTMAGFRSIRLLAEPVAASLAYGAEDIALVYDFGGGTLDVAIIDCFDYTMISLAGDNYLGGDDFDGRLLNYLIEEIKKETGLILEDKKSIAFAKELCEKAKKELSMRNYTYIAYIGEIQGSQFNISLKITREEFENMIEDLVDRSIDKIKEAIELASEKEDGFSKEKIDTILLVGGSTFVPLVRKKLTEFFGKEPSKKVNPTLAVAMGAAIHTATGFSNMSGHRIRIEPIPEITSNKMCDICGRTTPDSEIDIIGGMNPIRKTADENGRFFVSYTLQPDGINDIIVIATDQDGNVRKSGFSITHDSSFKGEEIKPRRSTAGIGGGLIPRSIGVRLTGQNDILGIIIPAQTEIPCSILNKTYSVKSFAPNMPGYADIEIYEGDIPYAPLNTHLATLRLETQPTNNRIEPVEIYFQITEDHLLTVSARLMNFPDKTVTAKVKCKSASGSNLHIVERADRILNLYGTKLSSEERGNIIKTKHTIVDYIKLYKNESKYDYILKLKELGSALKEYIDKIDLLEG; the protein is encoded by the coding sequence ATGGCAGAAATAGGTATTGATTTAGGAACTACTAATTCAGCTGTAGCTGTTTTAAAAAATAAACCTGAAATTATTCAAATAAACGGAAATCAGACAATGCCATCTGTTATAGCGTCTGATTCCTTTGAAATTCTTGTTGGCCAGTTGGCAAAAGATGTATCTTCAATTCCAAACATAGAATTTGTTACATCAGTGAAAAGGTTAATGGGAACGGATACAAAAATCAAATTAGGGGGGGTAAAATATCTACCTGAAGAAATGTCCGCAATGATATTAAAAGAATTAAAAAAAGCTGCAGAATATCATTTAGATGAAGTTGTGGACAGCGCTGTAATAACGGTTCCTGCTTATTTTAGCGGAGCTCAAAATGAAGCAACCCATAGATCTGGAACAATGGCTGGATTTAGAAGTATCCGTCTTCTTGCCGAACCTGTAGCAGCATCTCTTGCTTATGGAGCTGAAGATATTGCCCTTGTCTATGACTTTGGTGGCGGAACATTGGATGTAGCTATAATTGATTGTTTTGATTATACAATGATTTCCCTTGCTGGAGATAATTACCTTGGTGGAGACGATTTTGATGGAAGACTTTTAAATTATCTTATAGAAGAAATAAAAAAAGAAACAGGACTGATTCTTGAAGATAAAAAATCAATAGCTTTTGCAAAAGAGCTTTGCGAAAAAGCAAAAAAAGAACTTTCAATGAGAAATTATACATATATCGCGTATATCGGCGAAATTCAAGGGTCACAATTTAATATTTCTTTGAAAATCACAAGAGAAGAATTTGAGAACATGATAGAAGACCTTGTTGATCGTTCTATTGATAAAATAAAAGAAGCTATTGAGCTTGCTTCTGAAAAAGAAGATGGTTTTTCAAAAGAAAAAATTGATACTATATTGCTCGTAGGAGGATCAACCTTTGTTCCCCTTGTTCGAAAAAAACTAACTGAATTTTTCGGAAAAGAACCTTCTAAAAAAGTTAATCCTACTTTAGCGGTAGCAATGGGCGCGGCTATACACACAGCAACTGGATTTTCTAATATGTCTGGTCATAGAATACGAATTGAACCTATACCTGAAATTACTTCTAATAAAATGTGCGATATTTGTGGAAGAACCACCCCTGATTCTGAAATTGATATAATAGGAGGAATGAATCCTATTAGGAAAACAGCTGATGAAAACGGACGTTTTTTTGTTTCATATACGCTCCAGCCTGACGGTATAAATGATATAATTGTAATTGCTACGGATCAAGACGGTAATGTAAGAAAAAGTGGATTTTCTATCACACATGATAGCTCATTTAAGGGAGAAGAAATTAAGCCAAGAAGAAGCACGGCTGGAATTGGAGGAGGTTTAATACCAAGGTCTATTGGAGTTCGGCTTACAGGTCAAAATGATATCTTAGGAATAATTATTCCAGCTCAGACAGAAATTCCTTGCAGTATTCTTAATAAAACTTATTCTGTAAAATCTTTTGCTCCCAATATGCCAGGTTATGCGGATATAGAAATATATGAAGGAGATATTCCCTATGCTCCTTTAAATACACATCTTGCGACACTAAGGCTTGAAACGCAACCTACCAATAACCGTATAGAGCCTGTTGAAATATATTTTCAAATAACAGAAGATCATCTTCTTACTGTATCTGCAAGGCTTATGAATTTTCCTGATAAAACTGTAACTGCGAAGGTAAAATGCAAAAGTGCAAGTGGATCTAATCTTCATATAGTTGAAAGAGCAGATAGAATATTAAATTTATACGGAACAAAACTAAGTTCTGAAGAACGCGGAAATATAATAAAAACAAAACATACAATTGTAGATTATATTAAACTTTACAAAAATGAATCGAAATATGATTATATTTTAAAATTGAAAGAATTAGGAAGTGCTTTAAAAGAATATATCGATAAAATTGATCTTTTAGAAGGATAG
- a CDS encoding flavodoxin domain-containing protein, which yields MTHIPDKPIYCTANGVNSLKGHYHKDWNFQIVKTGDKLSLGSKELIFIEAQMLHWPDSMFCYLTRDNILFSNDGFGQHIASEQMYNDLVDQAELFQEAIKYYANILTPFSMQVDKKIKEVLALNVPVDMICPSHGVIWRKDPLQIVNKYMQWANSYAENQITIVYDTMWDGTRRMAEAIAKGITEVDNTVTVKLYNVSRSDKNDVITEIFKSKAILVGSPTVNKGILSSLASVLEEIAGLKFKNKKAAAFGCYGWSGEAIKIISERLKNGGFELLNDGLREKWNPNVESIGNCVKFGKNIGLKLKSNKD from the coding sequence ATGACACATATTCCTGATAAACCAATATATTGCACGGCGAATGGCGTAAATTCATTAAAAGGTCATTATCATAAAGACTGGAATTTTCAGATCGTAAAAACAGGTGATAAACTTAGTCTCGGTTCAAAAGAATTGATTTTTATCGAAGCTCAGATGCTTCACTGGCCTGACAGTATGTTTTGTTATTTGACAAGAGATAACATCCTGTTCAGCAACGATGGGTTCGGTCAGCATATTGCCTCAGAGCAGATGTATAACGACTTGGTTGATCAGGCAGAATTATTTCAGGAAGCTATCAAATATTATGCCAACATATTAACACCGTTCAGTATGCAGGTAGATAAAAAAATTAAAGAAGTTTTAGCGTTGAATGTTCCGGTAGATATGATCTGTCCAAGTCATGGGGTAATATGGCGTAAAGACCCGTTGCAGATTGTGAATAAATACATGCAATGGGCAAATAGCTATGCTGAAAATCAGATTACGATTGTTTATGATACTATGTGGGATGGAACTCGTCGAATGGCGGAAGCGATTGCAAAAGGAATTACTGAAGTAGATAATACCGTCACCGTCAAGTTATATAATGTTTCCAGATCAGACAAAAATGATGTTATTACTGAAATTTTCAAATCAAAGGCTATTCTGGTCGGTTCTCCAACTGTAAACAAAGGAATACTCTCATCCTTAGCGAGTGTTTTGGAAGAAATAGCAGGATTGAAATTCAAAAATAAGAAAGCGGCCGCTTTTGGATGTTACGGATGGAGCGGAGAAGCGATTAAGATTATATCTGAGAGGCTGAAAAATGGAGGTTTTGAACTTTTGAATGATGGATTACGGGAAAAATGGAATCCTAATGTGGAAAGTATTGGAAATTGCGTTAAATTTGGTAAAAATATCGGATTGAAACTGAAATCCAACAAAGATTGA
- a CDS encoding E3 ubiquitin ligase family protein: MWIAGVVLLILSGGLVAFYFVKRKEIDKILSTETAKVDFLESLASSMTEGVGSGALNYFTEVKGKVVCKEPLISELAQSECVYYYMRVNRNYEETYYETDSQGHRQRKTRSGSETMSQNERSVPFYVNDGTGSIKVKPDGAKIISEKVLSRFEPASSQSGNFLRIGSFSFEISGFMGGGGDRRTTGYTFEENAIVIGKDIYVLGEATDREGELCIQRPQDDNNKFIVSTKSEEVLVKEGKTTLTIMMVGAIISALAGVGLIIAGIFKS, from the coding sequence ATGTGGATTGCTGGCGTAGTTTTACTTATTCTTTCAGGCGGTTTAGTGGCATTTTATTTTGTTAAAAGAAAAGAAATCGATAAGATATTATCTACAGAAACCGCAAAAGTAGATTTCCTTGAATCTCTCGCATCTTCCATGACAGAAGGTGTTGGATCTGGAGCATTAAATTATTTTACAGAGGTTAAAGGCAAGGTTGTTTGTAAAGAACCTTTAATTTCCGAACTTGCACAGTCAGAATGTGTATATTATTACATGAGAGTCAATCGTAATTATGAAGAAACATATTATGAAACTGATAGCCAAGGCCATAGGCAAAGAAAAACCAGAAGCGGATCAGAAACTATGTCTCAAAACGAAAGGTCAGTTCCTTTTTATGTTAATGATGGTACTGGAAGCATAAAAGTTAAACCTGACGGAGCAAAAATAATTTCAGAAAAAGTGTTATCCCGTTTTGAACCCGCAAGCAGCCAATCAGGAAATTTTTTAAGAATTGGAAGCTTTTCTTTTGAAATTTCAGGATTTATGGGGGGCGGCGGAGACAGAAGAACAACTGGTTATACATTTGAAGAAAACGCTATCGTAATCGGTAAAGATATTTATGTATTAGGCGAAGCTACCGACCGTGAAGGCGAACTTTGTATTCAAAGGCCTCAAGATGATAATAATAAATTCATAGTCAGCACTAAAAGCGAAGAAGTTTTAGTAAAAGAGGGAAAGACGACTTTAACTATAATGATGGTTGGTGCTATTATTTCGGCTCTTGCTGGAGTTGGATTGATCATAGCTGGTATATTTAAAAGTTAG
- a CDS encoding VOC family protein — translation MIRAILASGEVTAFFEWFIEFKLNETSRLSIANEERTSVRSSCGKGLTITMRVVDIKETLSFLEKEELNPTPIKDHPWGAKVIYIYDPEGNRLEFWSQNINHNSNT, via the coding sequence ATGATACGAGCGATATTAGCTTCGGGAGAGGTAACAGCTTTTTTCGAATGGTTTATTGAATTTAAACTGAATGAGACTTCTCGCTTAAGTATTGCAAATGAAGAACGAACATCAGTTCGCAGCAGTTGTGGTAAAGGTCTCACAATCACAATGAGAGTCGTTGATATTAAAGAAACGCTTTCATTTTTAGAAAAAGAAGAACTCAATCCTACACCGATAAAAGATCATCCATGGGGAGCGAAGGTTATATATATTTATGACCCTGAAGGTAATAGACTCGAATTCTGGTCTCAAAATATAAATCACAATTCTAATACATAG
- a CDS encoding ATP-grasp domain-containing protein, whose amino-acid sequence MKVGMTYDLKDEYIQEGYGMEEIAELDRIDTVEGIESALTKLGFNVDRIGRFESLQKRLSKGDRWDIVFNIAEGIKGTCRESHVPFLLELHNIPYTFSDSLTLAIALNKAITKRIVRDSGVPTASFFEVKDIDDINSINDIGLSFPMFVKPVSEGSGKGISALSKIESEDELKKACKNILENFKQPALVETYLPGREFTVGLLGTGKKTKVIGVMEVNFLSDQAKAETYSYLTKSNYKEMVEYSLMEGDIAEACEEVSIKAWNVLNCRDAGRIDLRLSSEGIPHFIEINPLAGLNPSDSDLPILARLAGISFEQLIESIMKSAMERM is encoded by the coding sequence ATGAAAGTTGGAATGACTTATGATTTAAAAGATGAATATATTCAAGAAGGTTATGGAATGGAAGAAATAGCTGAGCTTGATCGTATTGATACTGTTGAAGGGATTGAGTCAGCTTTAACAAAGTTAGGATTTAATGTTGATAGAATAGGAAGATTTGAAAGCCTTCAAAAAAGGCTTTCAAAAGGTGATAGATGGGATATTGTTTTTAATATTGCCGAAGGAATTAAGGGGACGTGCAGAGAATCCCATGTTCCGTTTTTATTGGAATTGCACAATATCCCATATACTTTTTCTGATAGCTTAACATTAGCGATAGCTTTGAATAAGGCTATAACAAAAAGGATAGTAAGAGATTCAGGAGTTCCTACAGCGAGTTTTTTTGAAGTTAAAGATATTGATGATATAAATAGTATAAATGATATTGGTCTTTCCTTTCCTATGTTTGTAAAGCCTGTTTCAGAAGGATCTGGTAAAGGTATTTCTGCATTGTCAAAGATAGAATCAGAAGATGAACTTAAAAAGGCCTGCAAAAATATTCTTGAAAATTTTAAGCAGCCCGCTCTTGTTGAAACTTACCTCCCTGGCAGAGAATTTACTGTTGGATTATTAGGTACTGGAAAAAAAACAAAAGTTATAGGAGTAATGGAAGTTAATTTTTTATCTGATCAAGCAAAAGCAGAAACCTATTCATATTTAACAAAAAGTAATTATAAAGAAATGGTTGAATATTCCCTTATGGAAGGTGATATTGCAGAAGCCTGCGAAGAGGTTTCTATTAAAGCATGGAATGTTTTAAATTGCAGAGATGCTGGAAGAATTGATTTAAGACTTTCAAGCGAAGGTATTCCTCATTTTATTGAGATTAATCCCCTTGCTGGATTAAATCCATCTGATTCAGACCTTCCAATACTGGCAAGACTTGCAGGAATAAGTTTTGAACAATTAATAGAATCTATAATGAAATCCGCAATGGAAAGAATGTGA
- the recN gene encoding DNA repair protein RecN, whose translation MLEELSIKNFAIIDDIKISFSDGLTILTGETGAGKSIIINAVNLLLGSRATSKMIRTGAENAELEAVFSINKKNKVAQIMKELGYDAEEGLIIRRIISTNERHRIYINGRSATMQILNQITENLASIASQHANQSLLKEEQHLIILDQFGGLIPLRDEVSKCYNEIVPLIRRLKNLKELQKNQSEQLARIDFQKKEIEEACIKENEDELLEQEKIKLKHSEFLYQTVNNSIYGLYSSKGAIIETLGEIKKNIDKASQFDSSLVPHLKSIEEASIILEDATHELRAYLGTIETNGFKLEEVESRLNLLNKLKRKYGGSIESVIAHFNSFLKEYSEIENIAEKIIDTEKELKEKHQKLSALAEELSKKRKAVSKDIAKKVEDELKSLKMANTRFFVSIEPYQENNDTYLSHKGMVITESGMDRSVFMIAPNVGEALKPLASIASGGELSRIVLALKVILAKIDLVETVVFDEVDAGIGGDVGEFIGRKIASLSDYHQVICITHLPQIAKFGANHYKIEKHIKDERTITTISSLKNDERVVELARMLGGVELTKTTLKHAKEMIKMVEKENNNANI comes from the coding sequence ATGTTAGAAGAACTTTCTATAAAAAATTTTGCGATTATCGATGATATTAAAATTTCTTTTTCAGATGGTCTCACAATATTAACTGGAGAGACTGGTGCTGGAAAATCTATAATTATAAATGCTGTAAATCTTTTGCTTGGCAGCAGAGCTACTTCAAAAATGATTAGAACTGGCGCTGAAAATGCTGAATTAGAAGCTGTATTCAGTATTAACAAAAAAAATAAAGTAGCTCAAATTATGAAAGAATTAGGCTATGATGCAGAAGAAGGTTTAATAATAAGGCGAATCATTTCTACAAACGAAAGGCATAGAATTTATATTAATGGCCGTTCTGCAACAATGCAGATATTAAATCAAATAACCGAAAATCTTGCAAGCATAGCGAGTCAGCACGCAAACCAATCTCTCTTAAAAGAAGAGCAGCATCTTATTATTCTTGACCAATTTGGCGGATTAATACCCCTAAGAGATGAAGTTTCTAAATGCTATAATGAAATTGTTCCATTAATTCGAAGATTAAAAAATTTAAAAGAACTTCAAAAAAATCAATCAGAACAATTAGCACGGATTGATTTTCAAAAGAAAGAAATTGAAGAAGCGTGCATCAAAGAAAATGAAGACGAGTTACTTGAGCAAGAAAAAATAAAGCTCAAACATAGCGAATTTCTTTATCAAACAGTAAACAACAGCATTTATGGATTATACAGTTCAAAAGGCGCAATAATTGAAACACTTGGTGAAATAAAAAAGAATATCGATAAGGCAAGCCAGTTTGATTCAAGTCTTGTTCCTCATTTAAAAAGCATTGAAGAAGCATCAATAATCCTTGAAGACGCAACTCATGAATTAAGAGCCTATCTTGGAACAATTGAAACAAATGGATTTAAACTTGAAGAAGTCGAATCCAGATTAAACTTATTAAATAAGCTTAAACGTAAATATGGCGGAAGTATTGAATCTGTTATTGCTCATTTTAATTCATTTTTAAAGGAATATTCAGAAATTGAAAACATTGCAGAAAAAATTATTGATACGGAAAAAGAACTTAAGGAAAAGCATCAAAAACTTTCAGCATTAGCGGAAGAGCTTTCCAAAAAAAGAAAAGCTGTGTCAAAGGACATCGCTAAAAAAGTAGAAGATGAATTAAAAAGCCTTAAAATGGCAAACACGCGATTTTTTGTTTCAATTGAGCCTTATCAAGAAAATAATGATACTTATCTTTCCCATAAAGGCATGGTAATAACAGAATCAGGTATGGATAGATCTGTATTTATGATAGCGCCAAATGTCGGAGAAGCATTAAAGCCTTTAGCAAGCATAGCTTCTGGAGGGGAACTGTCAAGAATAGTTCTTGCTTTAAAGGTTATACTTGCTAAAATAGACTTAGTTGAAACCGTAGTATTTGACGAAGTAGATGCAGGAATAGGAGGCGATGTTGGCGAATTTATAGGCCGAAAAATAGCTTCTTTATCTGATTATCATCAAGTTATATGTATAACCCATCTGCCCCAGATAGCTAAATTCGGGGCAAACCACTATAAAATAGAAAAACACATTAAAGATGAAAGAACAATTACAACTATTTCTTCGTTAAAAAATGATGAAAGAGTTGTAGAATTAGCAAGAATGTTAGGAGGAGTAGAATTAACTAAAACTACTTTAAAGCACGCCAAAGAAATGATAAAAATGGTAGAAAAGGAGAACAATAATGCCAATATTTGA
- a CDS encoding zinc ribbon domain-containing protein produces the protein MPIFEFKCNKCEDIFELLLMNSDDELELKCPKCNSQEFERVLSSSNYSVGTSGNKKVATQTRKCSGGSCTTYNIPGKE, from the coding sequence ATGCCAATATTTGAATTTAAATGCAACAAATGCGAGGACATTTTTGAATTATTATTAATGAACTCGGATGATGAACTCGAACTTAAATGCCCAAAATGTAATTCCCAAGAATTTGAAAGGGTTTTAAGTTCTTCAAATTACAGTGTTGGAACATCTGGAAATAAAAAAGTAGCAACTCAGACACGAAAATGCTCTGGAGGGTCATGTACAACCTACAATATTCCAGGAAAAGAATAA